The Fulvivirga ligni genome window below encodes:
- the ilvN gene encoding acetolactate synthase small subunit, producing the protein MKETFTIVVFTENKIGLLNRISAQFTQRHINIESLTASESEYPGIHRFTIVINEDEEKTRKVVKQIEKQVEVLKAYCFKDSETVHSEIALYKIKMDPSLDRPKLDNVLITHGAFVQEQVGSFMIIAKTGTKEETHQLFEDLYPFGLQGFVRSGRVSLSNTMSTFKTYLQALETHSKEIITDNF; encoded by the coding sequence ATGAAAGAGACATTCACCATAGTAGTATTTACTGAGAACAAAATCGGTTTGCTAAACCGTATTTCGGCTCAGTTTACTCAGAGACATATAAATATAGAAAGCTTAACTGCTTCAGAATCAGAATACCCTGGTATTCATAGGTTTACAATTGTAATCAATGAAGATGAAGAGAAGACCAGAAAGGTAGTCAAACAAATAGAAAAGCAGGTGGAGGTATTAAAAGCTTATTGCTTTAAAGATTCTGAAACCGTGCATAGTGAAATTGCTTTGTACAAAATTAAAATGGATCCGAGCCTTGATAGGCCAAAATTGGATAATGTGCTCATTACCCACGGAGCTTTTGTGCAAGAGCAGGTTGGCAGCTTTATGATCATCGCTAAAACCGGCACCAAAGAAGAGACACATCAACTCTTTGAGGATTTGTATCCATTTGGTTTACAGGGTTTTGTGAGATCAGGAAGAGTCTCCCTTTCTAACACCATGAGTACATTTAAAACATATTTACAAGCTTTAGAAACACATTCTAAAGAAATAATAACAGACAACTTTTAA
- the ilvD gene encoding dihydroxy-acid dehydratase translates to MSEILNKYSRTVTQDPTQPAAQAMLHAIGLTDDDLKKPQIGIVSTGYEGNPCNMHLNDLAKVVKESTNEQDLVGLIFNTIGVSDGISMGTPGMRYSLPSRDVIADSVEVVVNAQSYDGVVTVVGCDKNMPGAMIALGRLNRPAILVYGGTIAPGCYKDKKLDVVSAFEALGQKIAGSISEEDFSGVVHNACPGAGACGGMYTANTIASAIEVLGLSLPYGSSNPAVSGEKGEECKRVGEAMKLLIEKDLKPRDIVTKASFENAVKLITVLGGSTNAVLHLLAMAKAFDIDFDINDFQRIGNETPFLADLKPSGKYLMEDLHINGGVPAVMKLMLDEGLLDGSCMTVTGKTIAENLADLPGLKEGQDIIRPVSNPIKSSGHIRILRGNLAPDGGVAKITGKEGEVFEGPAHIFDSEYDANDGIRNGEVKAGEVVVIRYEGPKGGPGMPEMLKPTAAIMGAGLGNSVALITDGRFSGGTHGFVVGHITPEAQDGGAIALIENGDIIKIDATKDTIEVMVDEAEMKARKDKWVAPPLKKTSGVLYKYAKSVSSASQGCITDL, encoded by the coding sequence ATGTCAGAAATACTTAACAAATATAGCCGTACCGTAACTCAAGACCCTACGCAGCCAGCTGCACAAGCCATGCTGCACGCCATAGGTTTAACTGATGATGATCTTAAAAAACCACAAATCGGAATAGTGAGTACAGGTTATGAGGGCAACCCTTGTAACATGCACCTTAACGATTTGGCTAAGGTGGTGAAAGAAAGCACTAACGAGCAGGATCTTGTAGGACTTATCTTCAACACTATTGGTGTAAGTGATGGTATCTCTATGGGGACTCCAGGAATGAGATATAGCTTACCTTCTCGTGATGTAATTGCTGATTCAGTAGAGGTAGTAGTAAATGCGCAGTCATACGATGGTGTAGTTACCGTGGTTGGTTGTGATAAGAATATGCCGGGAGCTATGATTGCCCTGGGTAGATTAAACAGGCCGGCTATTTTGGTATATGGAGGTACAATTGCTCCAGGATGCTATAAAGATAAAAAACTAGATGTAGTAAGTGCTTTTGAAGCTTTAGGTCAGAAAATAGCAGGTTCTATTTCTGAGGAAGACTTCAGTGGTGTAGTTCATAATGCTTGCCCAGGTGCTGGTGCTTGTGGAGGTATGTATACTGCGAATACCATTGCATCGGCCATTGAAGTTTTAGGCTTGAGCTTGCCTTATGGTTCTTCAAACCCTGCTGTGAGCGGTGAAAAAGGTGAAGAATGTAAGAGAGTAGGTGAGGCCATGAAGTTGCTTATTGAAAAAGACCTTAAGCCAAGAGATATTGTTACAAAAGCATCATTTGAAAATGCTGTGAAGCTGATCACCGTTCTTGGTGGTTCTACTAATGCAGTGCTTCATTTATTGGCAATGGCCAAAGCATTTGATATTGATTTTGATATCAACGACTTCCAAAGAATAGGTAATGAAACGCCATTCCTGGCAGACCTTAAGCCAAGCGGTAAATACCTAATGGAAGACCTGCACATCAACGGCGGTGTGCCTGCAGTAATGAAACTTATGCTGGATGAAGGCCTGCTAGATGGTAGCTGTATGACAGTGACTGGCAAAACAATAGCAGAAAACTTAGCTGATTTACCAGGATTAAAAGAAGGACAGGATATTATTCGTCCGGTATCAAACCCTATTAAATCATCAGGTCATATTAGAATCTTGAGGGGAAACTTAGCTCCTGATGGAGGTGTAGCTAAGATCACCGGAAAAGAGGGTGAAGTATTTGAAGGGCCAGCCCACATTTTTGATAGTGAGTATGACGCTAATGATGGTATCAGAAATGGCGAAGTGAAAGCTGGAGAAGTAGTAGTTATTCGCTATGAAGGACCAAAAGGTGGCCCAGGTATGCCTGAAATGCTTAAGCCTACCGCTGCCATTATGGGCGCAGGTTTAGGAAATTCAGTGGCCCTGATTACAGATGGTCGTTTTTCTGGAGGTACTCATGGTTTTGTGGTGGGGCATATTACTCCTGAAGCACAAGACGGCGGTGCCATCGCATTGATTGAGAATGGTGATATTATAAAAATAGATGCTACCAAAGACACTATTGAGGTGATGGTAGATGAGGCCGAAATGAAGGCCAGAAAAGATAAATGGGTTGCTCCACCATTGAAAAAAACATCAGGAGTACTGTATAAATATGCAAAAAGTGTTTCATCCGCATCCCAAGGGTGCATAACAGATCTTTAA
- the leuD gene encoding 3-isopropylmalate dehydratase small subunit has product MDKFDTLISTCVPVPFQDIDTDQIIPARFLKATTREGFGDNLFCDWRYDDQGNPNADFVLNKDTYTGKILVGGRNFGCGSSREHAAWAIYDYGFKVVISSFFADIFKNNALNNGLLPVQVSDSFLEKLFSAIEDDPEAEVKVDLDEQTVSLLGSNLSEKFEINPYKKHCLKNGFDDIDFLLSSLDKVEAYEAENTIK; this is encoded by the coding sequence ATGGATAAATTCGATACATTAATATCAACATGCGTTCCTGTTCCCTTTCAGGATATAGATACTGACCAGATTATTCCGGCCAGATTTTTAAAGGCTACCACCAGAGAAGGATTTGGAGATAATCTGTTCTGTGACTGGAGGTATGATGACCAGGGTAATCCTAATGCTGACTTTGTGTTAAACAAGGATACTTATACTGGAAAAATATTAGTAGGTGGTAGAAACTTTGGCTGTGGATCTAGTAGAGAGCATGCTGCCTGGGCCATCTATGATTATGGGTTTAAAGTGGTGATTAGCAGCTTCTTTGCTGACATATTTAAAAATAATGCGCTTAACAATGGTCTTTTGCCAGTGCAGGTGTCTGATAGCTTTTTAGAGAAGCTTTTTAGCGCCATAGAAGATGATCCTGAGGCGGAGGTGAAAGTAGACCTTGATGAGCAAACTGTGAGCCTTTTGGGCTCTAATCTAAGCGAGAAATTTGAGATCAATCCTTATAAGAAGCATTGTCTTAAAAACGGCTTTGATGACATAGATTTTCTGCTGAGCAGTCTTGATAAAGTGGAGGCTTACGAGGCGGAAAATACAATAAAGTAA
- the ilvB gene encoding biosynthetic-type acetolactate synthase large subunit, whose protein sequence is MDTLTKTVGEKQIEKQSMAGSEAVIRSLLAEGVETVFGYPGGAIMPVYDSLWHFQEELKHILTRHEQGAIHAAQGMARVTNKPGVVFATSGPGATNLITGLADAKIDSTPLVCITGQVASPLLGTDAFQETDIISISMPVTKWNTQVTKAEDIPSAIAKAFYIATSGRPGPVLIDITKDAQFASLDFSYKKCNGFRSYVPKPALDHDEVEKAARLIDSAKKPFILFGQGIILSEAENELKAFVEKTGIPAAWTVLGLSAMPTDHPLNVGMLGMHGNYAPNKLTNECDVLIAVGMRFDDRVTGDLSRYAKQAKVVHLEIDPAEIDKNVKTDIAILGDAKESLQLLTSLCSENNHDDWVQKFHDLKAIEYDQVIQKELNPDKPGLTMGEVIRRVNGLTDSEAVVVTDVGQHQMVACRYATFKQTKSNVTSGGLGTMGFCLPAALGAKLGAPERAVVAVIGDGGFQMTLQELGTIFQTNAAVKIIILNNNFLGMVRQWQQLFFDKRYSSTELVNPDFVTISKGFGIEASSVSERQYLDAALKTMMDHDGPYLLEVMVEKEDNVFPMVPTGASVEDVRLS, encoded by the coding sequence ATGGATACATTGACCAAAACAGTTGGTGAAAAACAAATTGAAAAGCAAAGTATGGCCGGTTCTGAGGCGGTCATCAGATCGTTGCTAGCCGAGGGTGTCGAGACTGTCTTTGGTTACCCGGGCGGTGCTATAATGCCGGTCTATGATTCACTTTGGCATTTTCAGGAAGAGCTTAAGCACATCCTTACCAGACATGAGCAAGGGGCTATTCATGCCGCTCAGGGTATGGCTAGAGTTACCAACAAGCCTGGGGTAGTTTTCGCTACATCAGGTCCTGGAGCTACTAACCTGATCACTGGTTTGGCAGATGCTAAGATTGATAGTACGCCGTTGGTATGTATTACCGGTCAGGTAGCTTCACCATTATTGGGAACTGATGCTTTTCAGGAAACAGATATCATCAGTATATCTATGCCAGTAACCAAATGGAATACGCAAGTAACTAAGGCTGAGGATATTCCAAGTGCCATTGCCAAGGCGTTTTATATTGCTACTTCGGGTAGGCCAGGTCCTGTATTAATAGATATAACCAAAGATGCTCAATTTGCATCTCTTGATTTCTCTTATAAAAAATGTAACGGCTTCAGAAGCTACGTACCTAAGCCTGCCTTAGATCATGATGAGGTAGAAAAAGCGGCAAGACTGATTGATTCAGCTAAAAAGCCATTCATACTTTTCGGTCAGGGTATAATACTTTCAGAAGCGGAGAATGAGCTAAAGGCTTTCGTAGAAAAAACAGGTATACCTGCGGCATGGACTGTCTTAGGACTTTCAGCAATGCCTACTGACCATCCTTTAAATGTAGGAATGCTGGGTATGCATGGAAACTATGCTCCCAATAAACTTACCAATGAATGCGATGTGCTCATTGCTGTAGGTATGAGATTCGATGATCGTGTTACCGGCGATCTAAGTCGCTATGCTAAGCAAGCGAAAGTGGTTCATTTGGAAATAGATCCGGCCGAAATAGATAAAAATGTAAAGACAGATATAGCCATTCTGGGTGATGCTAAAGAATCATTGCAGTTGCTCACTTCGCTATGTAGTGAGAACAATCATGATGATTGGGTACAGAAATTTCATGATCTGAAAGCCATTGAATATGATCAGGTCATACAGAAAGAGCTAAATCCTGATAAGCCTGGCCTAACTATGGGCGAGGTAATAAGAAGAGTAAACGGGCTCACAGATAGCGAAGCTGTGGTAGTAACTGATGTAGGTCAGCACCAGATGGTGGCCTGTAGGTATGCTACCTTCAAACAAACTAAAAGCAACGTTACTTCTGGAGGTTTGGGAACTATGGGCTTCTGTTTGCCGGCAGCCTTGGGGGCTAAATTGGGAGCTCCTGAAAGAGCAGTAGTAGCGGTAATAGGAGATGGTGGTTTTCAGATGACCTTGCAGGAATTAGGCACTATATTCCAGACTAATGCGGCGGTGAAGATTATTATTCTAAACAATAACTTCCTGGGCATGGTGCGCCAATGGCAGCAGCTTTTCTTTGATAAGCGCTATTCATCTACAGAGCTGGTAAACCCTGATTTTGTGACTATCTCTAAAGGTTTTGGAATAGAGGCTAGCTCAGTAAGTGAAAGACAGTATTTGGATGCTGCATTAAAAACCATGATGGATCATGATGGTCCTTATCTACTAGAGGTAATGGTGGAAAAAGAGGATAACGTATTCCCAATGGTTCCTACCGGAGCTTCAGTAGAAGATGTAAGATTATCATAA
- the ilvA gene encoding threonine ammonia-lyase IlvA, translating to MKSEVNKAKISIDNILAAAENLKGVAIRTPLMPNPILSERFGANILLKREDLQVVRSYKIRGAYNKIQSLAPEQLTNGVACASAGNHAQGVAFACAKKQIQGTIFMPAPTPSQKVNQVKMFGKEFVKVVLTGDTYDDAFHEATKFCEENEVMFIPPFDDPKIIEGQATVGKEIIEDSSDPIDYLILPIGGGGLAAGLSSYFKTLSPSTKIIGVEPEGAPAMKASLEKGEVVVLSKIDKFVDGAAVKKVGDLTFEICQELLDDVITVPEGLVCGEILRLYNEQAIVVEPAGALAITALEKLKDQIKGKNVVCIVSGSNNDITRTMEIKERSMLYEGLKHYFIVNFPQRAGALREFLIDVLGPDDDISHFEYSKKNARDRGPALIGIELKRRDDLEPLMERMQRKKFKFEYVNDQPHLFHFLI from the coding sequence ATGAAGTCTGAAGTGAACAAAGCAAAAATATCGATAGATAACATATTAGCAGCTGCCGAGAACCTTAAAGGTGTAGCTATTCGCACCCCATTAATGCCAAATCCAATTCTTTCTGAAAGATTTGGAGCTAATATTTTGCTTAAAAGAGAAGACCTTCAGGTAGTAAGATCTTATAAAATTCGTGGAGCTTATAACAAGATTCAAAGTCTTGCTCCAGAACAGCTAACTAACGGAGTAGCCTGCGCAAGTGCAGGAAATCATGCTCAGGGAGTAGCTTTTGCATGTGCTAAAAAACAGATTCAGGGCACCATATTTATGCCTGCACCTACACCTAGTCAAAAGGTGAATCAGGTGAAAATGTTCGGTAAAGAATTTGTAAAAGTGGTGCTCACCGGAGATACCTATGATGATGCTTTTCATGAAGCCACTAAATTCTGTGAAGAGAATGAAGTGATGTTTATACCTCCTTTTGATGACCCCAAAATCATAGAAGGACAGGCAACCGTAGGTAAAGAAATTATAGAAGATAGCTCAGATCCCATTGATTATCTGATACTTCCTATTGGTGGAGGAGGCCTAGCTGCAGGCTTAAGTAGCTATTTTAAAACCCTTTCGCCCTCTACCAAAATAATAGGAGTAGAGCCAGAAGGAGCACCAGCTATGAAGGCTTCTCTCGAAAAAGGAGAGGTAGTGGTTCTCAGTAAAATAGATAAGTTCGTAGATGGAGCAGCGGTGAAAAAAGTAGGTGATCTTACTTTTGAAATCTGTCAGGAGCTGCTCGATGATGTAATTACCGTGCCTGAAGGTTTGGTTTGCGGTGAGATATTAAGACTTTACAACGAACAGGCCATTGTTGTGGAGCCTGCGGGAGCATTGGCCATCACTGCTCTTGAAAAACTAAAGGACCAGATTAAAGGCAAAAATGTAGTGTGTATTGTCAGTGGCAGTAACAATGACATCACCAGAACCATGGAGATAAAAGAAAGATCCATGCTTTATGAAGGACTTAAGCATTATTTCATAGTCAACTTCCCTCAAAGAGCCGGAGCTTTAAGAGAATTCCTTATTGATGTATTAGGCCCAGATGATGATATCTCCCACTTTGAATATTCCAAAAAGAACGCCCGCGACAGAGGCCCGGCACTAATCGGCATAGAACTTAAACGCCGAGACGATCTGGAGCCTTTAATGGAGCGCATGCAGCGTAAGAAATTTAAATTCGAATACGTGAACGATCAGCCGCATCTGTTTCATTTTTTGATTTAG
- the leuC gene encoding 3-isopropylmalate dehydratase large subunit, with product MSKTLFDKIWDKHVVQEIKDGPQVLYIDRHFIHEVTSPQAFAGLKNRGIGVFRPDQTVATADHNVPTKDQHLPIKDQLSRHQVDTLVQNCKDFGVELYGLGHPFQGIVHVIGPELGITQPGMTIVCGDSHTSTHGAFGNIAFGIGTSEVEQVFATQCILQKKPKTMKIQVDGQLRKGVTSKDIVLYIISQITTGGGTGYFIEFCGTAIESLSMEARMTICNMSIEMGARGGMIAPDEITFSYLKGKKFAPEGEEWDKKLAYWKTLKTDADATFDKEYVFKAEDIEPMITYGTNPGMGIGITQSIPGGNGQMDAGLKKSLEYMDLKGGSQLLGKRIDYVFIGSCTNSRIEDLRLVANLVKGKRKAEHVNAMIIPGSKQVEDQAKAEGIDKILAEAGFELRQPGCSACLGMNEDKVPRGKYCVSTSNRNFEGRQGPGARTMLASPLTAAAAALNGYITDVREMIED from the coding sequence ATGAGTAAAACGCTTTTTGATAAGATTTGGGATAAGCATGTGGTTCAGGAAATAAAAGATGGACCACAAGTTTTATATATAGACCGTCATTTTATACATGAGGTAACTAGTCCGCAGGCTTTTGCGGGACTTAAAAATAGAGGCATTGGAGTTTTCAGACCAGACCAAACCGTGGCTACTGCTGATCATAACGTGCCTACCAAAGACCAGCATCTTCCTATAAAAGATCAGCTTTCAAGGCATCAGGTTGATACACTGGTTCAAAACTGTAAAGATTTTGGTGTTGAGCTATATGGCTTGGGCCATCCATTTCAGGGAATTGTGCACGTAATAGGGCCAGAGTTGGGTATTACTCAGCCGGGCATGACTATAGTTTGTGGTGATAGCCATACATCTACACACGGGGCCTTTGGAAATATCGCTTTCGGTATTGGCACCAGTGAGGTAGAGCAGGTGTTTGCTACTCAGTGTATCCTTCAGAAGAAACCTAAAACCATGAAGATTCAGGTGGATGGTCAGCTTAGAAAAGGAGTTACTTCAAAAGATATTGTTCTGTACATCATCTCTCAAATCACTACTGGAGGAGGAACAGGATATTTTATTGAGTTCTGTGGTACTGCCATTGAATCACTTTCTATGGAGGCTAGAATGACCATTTGCAATATGAGTATTGAGATGGGGGCCCGTGGTGGAATGATCGCTCCAGATGAAATCACTTTTTCATATCTGAAAGGCAAAAAGTTTGCTCCGGAAGGAGAAGAATGGGATAAGAAATTAGCCTATTGGAAGACCCTAAAGACTGATGCTGACGCCACATTTGATAAGGAGTATGTTTTTAAGGCTGAAGACATAGAACCGATGATCACTTATGGTACTAATCCTGGAATGGGCATTGGTATTACCCAGAGCATACCTGGAGGAAACGGGCAGATGGATGCCGGGTTGAAAAAATCACTTGAGTACATGGACCTAAAAGGAGGTTCTCAGCTTTTGGGTAAAAGGATCGATTATGTATTTATTGGAAGCTGTACTAACTCCAGAATCGAAGATTTGAGATTAGTTGCTAATCTGGTAAAAGGGAAAAGAAAAGCTGAACATGTAAATGCTATGATCATCCCTGGCTCTAAGCAGGTGGAGGATCAGGCTAAGGCAGAAGGTATAGATAAAATTTTGGCAGAGGCGGGCTTCGAGCTGCGTCAACCAGGATGCTCAGCATGTTTGGGTATGAATGAAGATAAGGTGCCAAGAGGAAAATATTGTGTTTCTACCTCTAACAGAAACTTTGAAGGCAGACAAGGACCGGGTGCCAGAACTATGTTGGCTAGTCCTTTAACAGCGGCAGCTGCGGCTTTGAATGGCTATATCACTGATGTTAGAGAAATGATAGAAGACTAA
- the leuB gene encoding 3-isopropylmalate dehydrogenase, which yields MKKNIAILPGDGIGPEVTKQALKALQSIEESFGHEFTYKEALVGAAAIDATGNPFPEETENTCREADAILFGAIGDPKYDNDPKAKVRPEQGLLAMRKKLNLFANVRPVKSYDALLSKSPLKESIIQGTDFVVFRELTGGIYFGQPRGRSEDGSSAFDTCNYSKEEITRIAKLAFEAAGNRSKRLTLVDKANVLATSRLWRETVQEMAADYPDIELDYMFVDNAAMKIIQNPKGFDVVLTENMFGDIITDEASVIAGSLGMLPSASIGTEQSLFEPIHGSFPQAAGKNLANPFGAILSAAMLLEYSFGLVEESKAIQEAVLKAVEEGFVTEDINSDNPKTTEEVGDKVAAYIKEALAV from the coding sequence ATGAAGAAAAATATCGCAATATTGCCTGGAGATGGTATAGGGCCGGAAGTAACAAAACAGGCTTTAAAAGCATTACAATCTATAGAAGAAAGTTTCGGACATGAGTTTACCTATAAAGAAGCTCTTGTAGGTGCGGCAGCCATAGATGCTACTGGCAACCCTTTTCCTGAAGAAACTGAAAATACATGCCGTGAGGCAGATGCTATCTTGTTTGGGGCTATCGGTGACCCTAAATATGATAATGACCCTAAAGCAAAAGTGAGACCTGAGCAAGGTCTGTTAGCCATGAGAAAGAAATTAAATCTCTTTGCTAACGTGAGGCCAGTGAAAAGTTATGATGCTTTGTTATCAAAATCACCATTAAAAGAGAGCATTATTCAGGGTACTGATTTTGTTGTATTCAGAGAGCTTACCGGAGGTATTTATTTCGGCCAGCCCAGAGGTAGATCGGAGGATGGAAGTAGCGCTTTTGATACCTGTAACTACAGCAAAGAAGAAATAACCCGAATAGCTAAGTTGGCTTTTGAGGCCGCTGGAAATAGGAGTAAGAGATTGACACTGGTAGACAAAGCCAATGTATTAGCCACTTCGCGCTTGTGGAGAGAAACCGTGCAGGAGATGGCTGCAGATTACCCTGACATAGAACTAGACTATATGTTTGTGGATAACGCAGCTATGAAGATTATTCAAAATCCAAAAGGATTTGATGTAGTACTAACTGAGAACATGTTTGGTGACATTATCACAGATGAGGCTTCGGTAATAGCTGGCTCATTAGGTATGTTGCCATCAGCTTCAATAGGAACAGAACAAAGTTTGTTCGAACCCATTCACGGATCGTTTCCTCAGGCTGCAGGAAAGAATTTGGCTAACCCTTTCGGCGCCATTCTTTCGGCAGCCATGCTGCTGGAGTATTCCTTTGGCCTGGTAGAGGAAAGTAAAGCAATACAAGAAGCTGTTTTAAAAGCTGTAGAAGAAGGATTTGTTACTGAAGATATTAACAGCGATAATCCTAAAACTACAGAAGAGGTAGGAGACAAGGTTGCTGCCTACATCAAGGAGGCATTAGCAGTTTAA
- the ilvC gene encoding ketol-acid reductoisomerase, with the protein MAKINFGGVTEDVVTREEFPLDKAQDTLKDETIAIIGYGVQGPGQALNLRDNGFNVIIGQRKESKTWDKAVSDGWVPGETLFEIEEACQKGTIIQYLLSDAGQISLWPTVKKNLTAGKALYFSHGFGITYKERTGIVPPSDVDVILVAPKGSGTSLRRMFLEGRGLNSSYAIFQDATGKAKDRVVALGIGVGSGYLFETDFKKEVYSDLTGERGTLMGAIQGIFAAQYEVLRANGHSPSEAFNETVEELTQSLMPLVAENGMDWMYANCSTTAQRGALDWWKKFRDASKPVFEELYSEVAAGNEAQRSIDSNSKSDYREKLEVELKELRESEMWQAGKEVRKLRPENG; encoded by the coding sequence ATGGCAAAAATTAACTTTGGCGGAGTAACAGAAGATGTAGTAACAAGAGAGGAATTTCCTCTAGATAAAGCTCAGGATACATTAAAAGACGAAACTATTGCTATTATCGGTTATGGTGTGCAGGGCCCAGGTCAGGCGTTAAACCTAAGAGATAATGGCTTCAATGTAATCATTGGGCAAAGAAAAGAATCTAAAACATGGGATAAAGCCGTTTCTGACGGATGGGTGCCTGGTGAAACTCTTTTCGAAATTGAGGAAGCTTGCCAAAAAGGAACTATCATTCAGTATCTGTTATCTGATGCCGGCCAGATTAGTTTGTGGCCTACTGTGAAAAAGAATTTAACTGCTGGTAAAGCACTTTATTTCTCTCATGGTTTTGGTATTACTTATAAAGAGAGAACAGGCATTGTTCCTCCATCAGATGTAGATGTAATTTTAGTAGCGCCTAAAGGATCAGGTACTTCACTAAGAAGAATGTTCCTTGAGGGTAGAGGTTTGAACTCTAGCTACGCTATTTTCCAGGATGCTACCGGAAAAGCTAAAGACAGAGTAGTGGCTTTAGGTATTGGTGTAGGATCAGGATATCTTTTCGAAACTGACTTCAAAAAAGAGGTTTACAGTGACCTTACTGGTGAGCGTGGTACACTTATGGGTGCTATCCAGGGTATCTTTGCTGCTCAGTATGAAGTGCTTAGAGCTAATGGACACTCTCCATCTGAGGCTTTCAACGAAACAGTGGAAGAGTTAACTCAATCACTTATGCCGCTGGTAGCTGAAAACGGAATGGACTGGATGTATGCTAACTGTTCTACTACAGCTCAGAGAGGTGCATTAGACTGGTGGAAAAAATTCCGTGATGCTTCTAAGCCTGTATTTGAAGAGCTTTACAGCGAAGTGGCTGCAGGAAATGAGGCACAGCGCTCAATAGATAGTAACAGTAAGTCTGACTACCGTGAGAAACTCGAAGTAGAGCTGAAAGAGCTTAGAGAGTCTGAAATGTGGCAGGCAGGAAAAGAAGTAAGAAAGCTAAGACCTGAAAACGGTTAA
- a CDS encoding branched-chain amino acid transaminase translates to MYYNNETTVFQNGKWLKAKDAKASMYNQTLHYGIGVFEGIRSYKNVNGCNIFRAKEHYDRLLYSAEKMHIEVPYTVEELVGITYQLLDKNNLSDAYIRPLVYQGMNMALTPASETNVFIGAWEWAKYLGNEPLNVMISSYQRPNPKSCVMEAKVVGHYTNSVLATTEARKLGYDEALLLDIHGYVAQGPGANFFYEKDGVLYTPPAGNILPGITRATIMELAKELEIRVIESHFTVDEVYDADYAFFAGTAVEITPIGAINGEKFKANWEESAGHSIYQMYRTKVQHNEYQGLTIV, encoded by the coding sequence ATGTATTACAACAATGAGACCACTGTATTTCAAAATGGCAAATGGTTAAAGGCCAAAGATGCCAAAGCCAGCATGTACAATCAAACATTGCACTATGGTATTGGAGTGTTTGAAGGAATAAGATCGTATAAAAATGTGAATGGCTGCAATATATTCAGAGCCAAAGAACATTATGACAGGCTCCTGTATTCTGCAGAAAAAATGCATATAGAGGTGCCTTATACTGTAGAAGAATTAGTAGGTATTACTTATCAGCTGCTTGATAAGAATAACCTTAGTGACGCATATATCAGGCCATTGGTTTATCAGGGTATGAACATGGCGCTAACACCAGCTTCTGAAACAAATGTTTTCATAGGAGCCTGGGAATGGGCTAAATATCTGGGTAATGAACCTTTAAATGTAATGATTTCATCATACCAAAGGCCAAATCCTAAGTCTTGCGTGATGGAAGCGAAAGTAGTGGGTCATTATACTAACTCGGTATTGGCTACTACAGAGGCTAGAAAGCTGGGCTATGACGAGGCTCTTTTATTAGACATACATGGTTATGTAGCTCAGGGGCCAGGCGCTAATTTCTTCTATGAGAAAGATGGTGTTTTATATACTCCACCGGCAGGAAATATTCTTCCGGGAATTACCAGAGCAACCATCATGGAGTTGGCTAAAGAATTAGAAATCAGAGTGATAGAGAGTCATTTTACTGTAGATGAGGTATATGATGCAGACTATGCTTTCTTCGCCGGTACCGCCGTGGAAATAACCCCGATCGGTGCTATAAACGGCGAGAAATTTAAGGCCAATTGGGAGGAATCTGCTGGTCATAGCATATATCAGATGTATCGCACTAAAGTGCAACACAACGAATATCAAGGACTTACAATCGTATAA